The proteins below are encoded in one region of Fulvia fulva chromosome 9, complete sequence:
- a CDS encoding Heterokaryon incompatibility protein 6, OR allele gives MTMKVDGLEVAITANLFQALWTLSAPGVLSGPVWVDAVCINQVDTLGRSKQVALMRSVFGQARVVHIYLGSDRESTAEAFRAFKDLASGTSVNSVVEEQRVDAVSMFNLLAHPWWDRLWVLQEVALAKHPILHCGDSTIDFWTLIDGFTKIRQSIVLEGLFCNDTEPFDPAQDRFYRLDSVVHVYQILRTPGLPPDILMNVANGLRCSDERDRVYGLLGLMGDTITLLPDYSFDEGQIRADATFAIMQSTLSVRVLRLVDSPSSAGASWIPSYYRSNNLIGMHDVAYGPNDDTHYGAFVLERRIGDHLCLNALLVDTVDMVSSAVHGYYAYGWELSHGRNTLRKWLAAAEESFRGQEAGRGQLVYPREQSTQTRLQRDFWQTVLCGGLYSVIANDRTHDLAAMISQYQEWLEDEAMILDGYLARQLDRLLVDASFFVTEHGRMGMTRSEPSKGNLVALLVGDDIPYLVDRSESEDRRESTSSNTEAMLTSSSFVDSREELYRLKGTCFIHGLMHGEGIEEALVWRQQEDSEATYGDLWSPTWFH, from the exons ATGACCATGAAGGTCGATGGGCTGGAGGTCGCAATCACTGCGAACCTGTTCCAGGCACTATGGACATTGTCTGCTCCAGGAGTTCTCAGTGGACCTGTGTGGGTGGACGCTGTCTGCATCAACCAGGTAGACACCCTGGGGCGCAGCAAGCAAGTGGCGCTGATGAGATCAGTGTTCGGCCAGGCTCGAGTTGTGCACATCTATCTGGGTTCCGACCGCGAATCTACGGCCGAAGCTTTTCGGGCTTTCAAGGATCTGGCGAGTGGCACCTCTGTCAACAGCGTGGTAGAAGAACAGCGAGTTGACGCCGTAAGCATGTTCAACCTTCTTGCTCACCCGTGGTGGGACAGGCTCTGGGTTTTGCAAGAAGTCGCACTGGCGAAGCATCCTATCCTTCACTGCGGCGATTCGACAATAGATTTCTGGACTTTGATTGATGGCTTCACCAAGATCCGACAATCCATTGTACTTGAGGGCCTCTTCTGTAACGATACCGAACCTTTTGACCCTGCCCAAGACCGGTTTTACAGACTAGACTCCGTCGTCCATGTGTATCAGATACTGCGAACGCCAGGGCTGCCTCCAGACATCCTGATGAATGTCGCGAATGGTCTCAGGTGCTCTGACGAACGCGACAGGGTTTATGGGTTGCTAGGGCTCATGGGCGATACCATCACGCTTCTGCCCGATTACTCTTTCGACGAAGGACAAATCCGGGCGGATGCTACCTTCGCTATCATGCAGTCGACGCTTAGCGTGCGAGTCCTGAGATTGGTCGATTCCCCTAGCTCTGCGGGCGCCTCCTGGATCCCATCCTACTACCGTAGCAACAATCTCATTGGAATGCACGATGTGGCCTACGGCCCAAATGACGATACTCACTACGGAGCATTCGTCCTGGAGCGTCGGATTGGCGACCACTTGTGCCTCAATGCACTCCTCGTTGATACGGTAGACATGGTTTCGAGTGCCGTTCATGGCTATTACGCTTACGGCTGGGAATTGTCGCACGGTCGTAACACGTTGAGGAAGTGGCTCGCTGCAGCGGAGGAGTCGTTCCGAGGTCAGGAAGCAGGTCGTGGACAACTTGTCTACCCTCGCGAACAGTCCACACAAACCCGCCTGCAACGAGATTTCTGGCAGACCGTGCTGTGCGGGGGCTTGTATAGTGTCATTGCCAATGATCGCACCCATGATCTTGCTGCTATGATCTCTCAGTACCAGGAATGGCTAGAGGACGAAGCCATGATTCTAGATGGCTACCTTGCCAGACAACTAGACCGACTCTTAGTCGATGCCAGTTTCTTCGTAACAGAACATGGTCGCATGGGCATGACTCGCTCGGAACCATCGAAAGGTAACCTAGTGGCACTCCTAGTTGGGGATGATATTCCGTATCTTGTAGATCGCTCGGAAAGCGAGGACAGAAGAGAGTCAACTTCCTCGAACACGGAAGCTATGCTCACGTCTTCATCGTTCGTTGACAGTCGAGAAGAGCTCTATCGACTCAAAGGAACATGCTTTATCCATG GATTGATGCATGGCGAGGGAATCGAAGAAGCACTGGTCTGGCGTCAGCAAGAAGACTCGGAAGCTACATACGGTGATCTGTGGAGTCCGACCTGGTTTCACTGA
- a CDS encoding 60S ribosomal protein L27-B, giving the protein MKFLKVGRVAIISRGRYAGKKVVIVQPQDNGSKLHPFPHALVAGIERYPQQITRRMSKTRQNKRSKVKPFIKVINYNHLMPTRYTLELEGLKGVVTNETFTDVTQREEAKKVVKKALEERYTSGKNRWFFTPLRF; this is encoded by the exons ATGAAGT TCCTCAAGGTCGGCCGTGTGGCAATTATCAGCCGTGGAAGATATG CCGGCAAGAAGGTTGTGATCGTACAGCCACAAGATAATGGCAGCAAGCTC CACCCCTTCCCTCACGCCCTCGTCGCCGGCATCGAGCGCTACCCACAGCAAATCACCCGCCGCATGAGCAAGACCCGCCAGAACAAGCGCAGCAAGGTCAAGCCATTCATCAAGGTCATCAACTACAACCACCTGATGCCAACCCGATACACCCtcgagctcgaaggcctCAAGGGCGTCGTCACCAACGAGACTTTCACCGACGTCACCCAGCGCGAGGAGGCCAAGAAGGTTGTCAAGAAGGCTCTCGAGGAGCGCTACACCAGCGGCAAGAACCGATGGTTCTTCACCCCTCTCC GTTTCTAG
- a CDS encoding Cullin-3 has protein sequence MASLAGRGRAKIRPPRRGLAGGDVDFEATWATLERAFVEIHTKNASQLSFEELYRNAYKIVLKKKGDELYNKVAQFEERWLGDTVRNRIVKLLNAPWLLADDIGRTLATTAERRVTGESVLRSLKESWEDHQVCMGMLTDVLMYMDRVYCTDHRQPSIYAKSMGLFRDQILRTPVRASAPDILQILTGIILDQIAMDRDGESIDKYLIKSNVYMLEGLYESDQEMEEDKLYLKRFEQVFLQESANFYREEGERLLKESDAGTYCHHAKRRIDEESDRCRSTLSEATAIKIQKVVEDELIKNKMKGLIKMDSGVRYMVDNDKFDALHLVFDLEARVNPQKPELTKALQNLVSEMGGRINEAAITASTAPAAAAPTGDDADAGAEKSKAGSGKQINQQTQAALQWVADILDLKDRFDKIWDNSFNKDQTIQTALTRSMSENINSFARGSEYVSLFIDDNMKKGIRDKTDIEIDQTLEKAIVLLRYLQDKDVFETYYKKHLCKRLILKKSQSTDVEKQMIARMKMELGNAFTMKLEAMFKDMSLSEDLTKNYKDYVAGLGDADRKRVDLNVLVLTSMTWPLEAFRSTNEGDGEEKAKIIFPTSIDRVRAGLERFYAEKHSGRKLSWQTNMGDVDMKVSVCNKEGMRKTYDVNCSTYAAIILLLWGETPASNKLTLEEIEAKTNIPMNALTRNLQSLAVAPKTRFLIKEPMSREVKPGDRFSFNEEFKSPYLRIKVNVVSAGNKVENDRERKETEKKNNDSRGFVIEAAVVRIMKSRKELSHALLMQETIAVLSGQFKPDLNMIKKRIESLIEREYLERLENAPVPSYRYLA, from the exons GGTCTAGCCGGCGGCGACGTTGACTTCGAGGCGACATGGGCGACACTGGAGCGGGCATTCGTCGAGATCCACACCAAGAACGCTTCCCAACTGTCCTTCGAAGAGCTGTACCGAAACGCGTACAAGATCGTGCTGAAGAAGAAGGGCGATGAGCTGTACAACAAGGTCGCGCAATTCGAGGAGCGGTGGTTGGGAGACACCGTGCGGAACCGGATAGTGAAGCTCCTGAATGCGCCATGGCTGCTGGCAGATGACATCGGACGGACACTGGCGACTACTGCTGAGCGGAGAGTGACAGGCGAGAGTGTGCTGCGCTCTCTCAAGGAGTCATGGGAGGACCACCAGGTTTGCATGGGCATGTTGACAGACGTGCTGATGTACATG GACCGCGTCTACTGCACAGATCACCGCCAGCCATCAATCTACGCCAAGTCCATGGGCCTCTTCCGCGATCAGATCCTACGAACGCCCGTGAGAGCATCCGCGCCCGACATCCTCCAGATCCTCACCGGCATCATCCTCGACCAGATCGCCATGGACCGAGACGGCGAAAGCATCGACAAGTACCTCATCAAGTCGAACGTCTACATGCTGGAAGGACTGTACGAGTCAGATCAGGAGATGGAGGAGGACAAGTTGTACCTCAAACGTTTCGAACAGGTCTTCCTACAAGAGAGCGCAAATTTCTACCGGGAGGAAGGCGAGCGGTTATTGAAAGAGTCGGACGCAGGAACATACTGCCATCATGCAAAGCGGCGGATAGATGAGGAGAGTGACAGATGCAGATCGACACTTTCCGAAGCCACTGCTATTAAGATTCAGAAGGTGGTCGAGGATGAGCTGATCAAGAACAAGATGAAAGGCTTGATCAAAATGGATAGCGGTGTGCGGTACATGGTGGACAACGACAAGTTTGATGCGCTGCATCTTGTCTTCGACCTGGAAGCACGCGTGAACCCCCAGAAGCCGGAACTAACCAAAGCCCTGCAAAACCTGGTCTCCGAGATGGGTGGCAGGATCAACGAAGCTGCGATAACAGCCTCAACAGCACCTGCTGCGGCTGCCCCCACTGGAGATGATGCGGATGCTGGAGCTGAGAAGTCGAAAGCCGGCAGCGGAAAGCAGATCAACCAGCAGACGCAAGCTGCACTACAGTGGGTGGCAGATATTCTCGACCTCAAGGACCGTTTCGATAAGATCTGGGATAATTCATTCAACAAAGACCAGACCATACAGACCGCGCTCACTCGCAGCATGTCTGAGAACATCAACTCATTCGCTCGCGGCAGCGAGTATGTTTCGCTGTTCATCGACGATAATATGAAGAAGGGCATTCGAGATAAGACCGACATCGAGATCGACCAGACGCTCGAAAAGGCAATCGTCCTCCTTCGCTATCTCCAGGACAAGGATGTGTTCGAGACATACTACAAGAAGCATCTGTGCAAGCGGCTGATTCTGAAGAAGAGCCAGAGCACCGACGTGGAGAAGCAGATGATTGCTCGCATGAAGATGGAGCTTGGCAACGCTTTCACGATGAAGCTGGAAGCAATGTTCAAGGACATGTCTCTGAGCGAGGATCTGACCAAGAACTACAAGGATTATGTTGCCGGGCTTGGCGATGCGGATCGGAAGCGTGTCGACCTCAACGTGCTGGTGTTGACTTCGATGACATGGCCACTGGAAGCATTCCGCAGCACAAACGAGGGCGACGGCGAAGAGAAGGCCAAGATCATCTTCCCAACTTCAATCGATCGAGTAAGAGCAGGACTCGAGCGTTTCTATGCGGAGAAGCACTCTGGCCGAAAGCTCTCTTGGCAGACCAACATGGGAGACGTTGACATGAAGGTCTCTGTCTGTAATAAAGAAGGCATGCGCAAGACGTACGATGTGAACTGCTCGACATATGCTGCCATCATTCTGCTCCTCTGGGGCGAGACACCTGCCAGCAACAAATTGACGCTGGAAGAGATCGAAGCCAAGACGAACATCCCAATGAACGCTCTAACACGAAACCTGCAGTCACTTGCGGTTGCCCCCAAGACTCGTTTCCTCATCAAGGAGCCCATGAGCCGCGAGGTCAAGCCAGGTGACCGCTTCTCATTCAACGAGGAATTCAAGTCGCCATACCTCAGGATCAAGGTCAACGTAGTCTCCGCCGGCAACAAGGTTGAGAACGACCGCGAACGCAAGGAGACCGAAAAGAAGAACAACGACAGCCGCGGCTTCGTGATCGAAGCTGCCGTCGTCCGCATCATGAAGTCCCGCAAGGAGCTTTCGCATGCCCTTCTCATGCAAGAGACCATCGCAGTTCTATCAGGCCAGTTCAAGCCTGACCTTAACATGATCAAGAAGCGAATCGAGAGCTTGATTGAGCGGGAGTACTTGGAGCGGCTGGAGAATGCGCCTGTGCCGAGCTATCGGTACTTGGCTTGA